The DNA region GGAGGGGAAAGCATTGGCGCCTGATTGTGCTCGGGTAGATCCAGCATTCTAGTCGCTCAAAGTCAGCCATCGCGAGCAAGCTCGCTCCCACAGGGGTTTTGAATCGGTCACAAAATTTGTGAGCAACACAGAACCTGTGGGAGCGAGCTTGCTCCGGGCGGCGTTCCGACGATGGCCATTGGCACGCTCGACCTGCGGATTACAACTCGGCGGCCAACCGCGACCCTTGGTTGATCGCACGTTTGGCATCCAGCTCTGCCGCCACATCCGCGCCGCCAATCAAATGCACGTTCTGCCCGGCCGCCACCAGGCCATCCTGCAATTCACGCAGCGGATCCTGCCCGGCGCAAATCACGATGTTGTCCACCGGCAGCACTTGCGGCTCGCCGGTTTCGCCGATGCGGATGTGCAAACCCTCGTCGTCGATCTTCAGGTACTCGACGCTGTTGAGCATCTGCACCTGCTTGTTTTTCAGACCGGTGCGGTGAATCCACCCGGTAGTTTTACCGAGGCCGTCGCCGACCTTGGATTTCTTGCGTTGCAGCAGGAACACTTCACGCGCCGGTGCATGGGGTTCAGCCTTGATGCCGGCGACACCGCCGCGCGCTTGCAGATGCGTGTCGATGCCCCACTCCTTCCAGAACGCATCGCGGTTCTGGCTGGTGGCCACGCCCTGGTGAACCAGGAACTCCGACACATCGAATCCGATACCACCGGCGCCGATCACCGCGACGCGCTTGCCCACCGGTTTGCGCTCAAGGATCACGTCCAGGTAGCTCAGCACCTTGGCGTTCTCGACACCCGGAATCGCCGGGGTTCTTGGCGCGATGCCGGTGGCGAGAATGATCTCGTCGTAACCGCCTTCGACCAGCTGCGCGACGTCGACGCGGGTGTTCAGGCACACCTCGACGTTAGTGGTCTGCAGTTTGCGGTTGAAGTAGCGCAGGGTTTCGAAGAACTCTTCCTTGCCCGGCACACGCTTGGCGATGTTGAACTGGCCGCCGATTTCGCTGGCCGAATCAAACAGAGTGACCGAGTGACCACGTTCGGCGGCCACGGTCGCTGCCGACAGCCCGGCAGGACCGGCACCGACCACCGCGATTTTTTTGATCTGCTGCACCGGCAGGTAGTTGAGTTCGGTTTCATGACAGGCGCGCGGGTTCACCAGGCAACTGGTCAACTTGCCGCCGAAGGTGTGGTCCAGACAGGCCTGGTTGCAACCGATGCAGGTGTTGATTTCATCGCCACGGCCGGCCGCAGCCTTGTTGACGAAGTCCGCGTCGGCGAGGAACGGCCGCGCCATGGAGACCATGTCGGCATCGCCTTCGGCCAGAATCTGCTCAGCCACTTCCGGGGTGTTGATGCGGTTGGTGGTGATCAGCGGAATGCTCACCGAGCCACGCAACTTGGCAGTGACTTTGCTGAACGCACCGCGCGGCACTTTGGTGGCGATGGTCGGAATCCGCGCTTCGTGCCAGCCGATGCCGGTGTTGATGATGGTCGCACCGGCTTGCTCGATCGCCTTGGCCAACTGGACGATTTCTTCCCAGCTGCTGCCGCCTTCCACCAGATCGAGCATCGACAGGCGGAAGATAATGATGAAATTCGGACCTACCGCTTCACGCACCCGGCGGACGATTTCCACCGGTAGGCGCATGCGGTTTTCGTAGCTGCCGCCCCAGCGGTCAGTACGGTGGTTGGTATGGGCGGCGAGGAACTGGTTAATGAAATAACCTTCGGAGCCCATGATCTCGACGCCGTCGTACTCGGCCTGTTGCGCCAGGGTCGAACAGGTGACGAAATCGCTGATCTGCTTCTCAATGCCTGCCTCGTCCAGCTCTTTAGGCTTGAACGGGTTGATCGGTGCCTGAATGGCGCTCGGTGCGACCTGTTTCGGGCTGTAGGCATAACGCCCGGCGTGAAGGATCTGCATGCAGATCTTGCCGCCCGCCTCGTGCACCGCGCGGGTGACGATCCGGTGCTTGAGCGCTTCTTCCTCGGTGGTCAGTTTGGCTGCGCCGGAGTACACCCCGCCCTCGTCGTTCGGGCCAATACCACCAGTGACCATCAGGCCAACGCCGCCACGGGCACGTTCGGCGAAATACGCAGCCATGCGCTCGAAACCGCCGGGCTTTTCCTCAAGACCGGTGTGCATCGAACCCATCAGGGTACGATTGCGCAGCGTGGTAAAACCCAGGTCCAGCGGGGCCAACAGGTGCGGGTAATGAGCGGCGGCCATCGGTAACTCCACATCGAGCGATCACGGAAAAAGTGCAGGAGCTCTTTGGCCCCCGTCAGTCATGTTGAACAGACTAAGAGTCGCGCCGCTGTCACTCAATGACCGTAACTGACAACTTATTGATCCAAATGTGCAGCGCCCCTTGGCAAGTGCCGGCATGCGCCCTACCCTAGTCGCGAACCCTGCACACGGCCGTCGACTGTTTCCCCATGCGCAAACTTCTGTACCTGACCTTCTCCATGGCATTGATTGCCGCCCTTACAACCTACGCCATGTGGGCCGCGGACCGTCCGGTGGGTCATTACCTGTCGGACCTGCGCATCAACCTGGCGGTCGACCAAGGCATACCCGCCGATCGCGGCAACTTGCTGGGCATCCAGCCCGAGCTGTTCCCCACCGACTATCAAAGCTCCGAGCGCTTGCACCGCAAGCTGGCGGCCTATTTGCAGAAAGCCCAGGACCAAGGCCTGCTAAATGCAAAAACCATCGTTGTACTGCCCGAACATGTCGGCACCTGGTTGATGGTCAGCGGCGAGAAAGATGAGCTGTACCAGGCGACCACGCTCAAGGAAGCCATGAACTGGCTGGCGGTCAGTAACCCACTGAAGTTCGTCCGCGCGCTGATCAGCGCCAAGGGCGACAAACGTCTGGACGACGCGCACCTGCGCATGAAGGCCAAAGGCATGGCCAAGGACTACCAGGCGCTATTTGGTGGTCTGGCGAAAGAATTCCACGTGACGTTGGTGGCGGGCTCCATCGTGCTGCCCGAGCCTAGCGTCATCGACGGCACCCTGAAAATCGGCCGCGGCGCGTTGTACAACAGCAGCGTGGTGTTCGGCCGCGATGGCCTGCCGATCGGCCAACCCCAGCGCCAGATGCATCCGATTTTCGATGAACATGAAGTCATCGCCGCCAATGGCGAACATACGCTCAACGTCGTCGACACCCCGGCCGGACGCCTGGGTGTGCTGATCGGCAGCGACAGCTGGTACCCGGACAATTACCGCAAGCTCGACGACCAGGGTGCGCAGTTCGTCGCGGTCCCGGCGTTTGTGCTCGGGCGCGGCACCTGGGACAAACCGTGGCGCGGTTACAAGGGCCTGTCGACGCCTGGCTCCGTCAGCCTCAAGGCCGGGGAACTCAGCGAAGGCCAGGCCTGGCATCGTCTGACACTCACCGCTCAACCGCCCAGTAGCCAGGCAATCGCCGGCATGAGCGTGTTCCTGCGCGGTCAGTTCTGGGATCAAGGCAGCGCCGGTCAAAGTTTTCTCAGCAGCAACGGCCAGCAGTTCGCCGACGGCAATGCCCGTGGCGCGCGTTTGCTGAACCTCTGGTTGTAACCGATGAAACCGTTGCCGATGCGCCTCGGCGATCTGTCGGTGGGCTTTGTTCATAGCCTGGCCGACGCCGTGCGCAGCCACGGTGCAGACCCTCAGCCGCTACTCGAACAATACGGTCTCGACGCAGCTCGCCTCAGCGAAGCGGGCGCCCGGCTCTCGATCCCGCGCTACATGCGCCTGGGCCACAGTGCCATTCAACTGACCGACAACCCGGCACTTGGCTTGCGCATGGGTCAGCTCAGTCGCCTGAGCCAGGTCGGCCTGGCCGGGGTCACGGCCGCTCAGGCGCCAACGGTGCGAGAAGCCGCGCGGTGCCTGATTCGCTTCGAAGCCTTGTATGGCTCCAACTATCGCGGTCAATCGAGCTTTCACGAAGACGCCCAAGGTGCCTGGCTGCGGTTCTATTCCATCAGCCCTTATAACGCCTACAACCGCTTCGTCGTGGATTCGATCATCGCTGGCTGGTTGCAGCAATTGTCCAGCATAAGCCCTGCCCGGTTGCGGGCCGAACGCATCGAGATCGAGTTTGATGAGCCTGATTACCGAGCTGCTTATGAAGTGCTCGGCGACTGCCCGATCCAGTTTGGCTGTGAGCACAATCAACTGCGCTTGAGCCTTGCCAGCCTCGCCCAGCGCAACCCGGAACACTGCCCGAGCACCTGGCGACACTTGCTGCAACTGTGTGAGCGGGAACTGGAGCAACTGACACGCACCCGCAGCCTGCGTGAACGCATCACTCAGTTACTGGGGCCGTTGCTCAATGGTGGCCGGGAACCCGACCTGGAAGAAGTGGCGGCACGCCTGAAGCTGCCAACCTGGACCTTGCGCCGCAAACTCGCCGAGGAAGGCACGCAATTTCGCGCGATCCTCAATGACACGCGTCGCGACCTGGCCATGACCTACATTCGCGATACCGAACTGGCGTTCGGAGAAATCGCCTACCTGCTGGGCTTTGCCTCAGCCGAAGCCTTTCAACGGGCCTTCAAACGCTGGAGCGGCCAGACTCCCGGCGAGTTTCGCCGCAGTCATCGCCAATCCGCTTGACGCTTACAGCTCGGTAGCGTCTTCGGCCGGTTCCAGCGGGTCCAGTTCAAACGCCTGATACTCGAGCAGCTCTTCTTGATAATCGTCCATTTTTAATCCCCCACAGCTCGTTGAAAAAAACGCCTGAATAAATGACCAGCGCCCCGAGCATAAAGTGCCCACGTGAAAGAAAAATGACGCAGGCACGCCGCTCAGCGGCTACTTAATAAAACGTAGCAGGCCGTCAGGAATTTATCACAGGATTTTTTCGATACAGGCCGTAGGACAACGGCATGGGGTGACGCGGATCAATTTAAAAGCCGCCGCGGGATCGGTGTCGTCTGACCCGATCCCGTAGCGTCAGAGCACGATTACTGGCCAGATACAGGAATGGCCGAAATAGGCTCGGTGGGTGGAGGCAGGCTTGATTGGGGCGGCGGAGTGACCGTTTCCGTGGTCGATGCCGGCTCGCTGTTCTCGGCCGGAGCAATCGGAGCGGCTTCAGGCGGCGGTGCAACAGGCTCAGAGGCTGCTGGAGCCGCTTCGGCAGGTGCCGGCGCAGGTTCTGCCGCAGACGGCGCCAACGGAGCCGGTGCAACCTTGGCTTCAGGCACACCGAGATCGGGTTTCGGCTTATCCTTGATGTGCGCGGCCTTTTTCGCTTCCGGCGGCAGGAACAACTCGACCAGGGTGAAGAACCGCTCGTAGAACTTGGGCGCCGATACGGTTTCGCTGGCGACCTTGACCATCGAGTCGTCGGACGAGCCGATCGGCATCGACACCGAGCCCAGCACGCCCACACCCACGCTGGCGGAGTTGTTGGTCTTCTTCAGCGCATAACGGTCCTGCAGGGCGTTGGCGAACATCGTCGCGTGGTGCCCTTCACTGCCATCATCGGCACAGACCACACTGAAGCTGATCTCCAAGTGGCTCTCGCCGGTCTGCTGGAAGCTTTTGTGTCCGCTGACCAGTTTCGGGTCGGAGCTGGTGATGATGTAGCCCTGGCTGAGCAACGCCCGACGGGCGGCTTCGCACGTCTGCGCATCAGTCACCGGGTAGCTACGCGAAAACGTTCCGGAGTCATCGAAGTTCTCATGCTCGTAGATGGGGGCTTTCTTCGAAGAGCAGCCGGCCGCGGCGGCCAGCACCAACGCCAGCCCTGCAACACGCATGGGAAATGATTTAAACATTGAACATCCTGAGGAAAACGGTCCGGGGCGTATTGTGCAACAGATCGATGCTTAGCGGAGTATCGATTAGTGTCTTAAAACAGCTACAAGTCTACTGACTGTCATTTACAGGAAAAAGTCGCACGGTAAATACTCAGGCGACGGGTAACCCGTGCGGCTTTCGTTTCACCCACAAAAAACCCCAGCCTTACGGCCGGGGTCTTTGTGTAGCGCAAAACTCAGTCCGGCATCAGTAGCGTTTGATCTCAGCCTGGCTTTCCAGCAGTTTGCGGTAGGCCGCAAAGTCCTGCTGACCAATGCGCGAAGCGAGGAAGCGACGGTACTGGGCCTTCTCTTCATCGGTCGGCGCTGCGGCTTCGTTCACGCCGTTCAGACGCACGATCACCAGGCTACCATCGGCCAGGGTCACGCTGCTGAAGGTCGGCTTGTCCTTGGCGGCAGGCTTGGGCATGCGGAACAGCGCCTGCAGCACGGTTGGGTCAACCCCTTCCTGGCCACGAGTGGCTGCCTGGGTCACTTTCCAGCTCTGACCGTCGATCGCCTTGTCCAGCGCAGCCTTGCCATCGCGCAGGCTGACAATCAGCTCTTCAGCCTTGGTCTTGGCGGCAGCACTGGCGTGCTCCTTGGCCAATTGCACGCGAATACTTGCAGCTACGCTTTCCAGCGGCAGTTGCGCAGGCTTCAGGTGCTCCTTGGCGCGCAGCACGATCACGGTTTCCGGATCGAGTTCGATGGCGGTGCTGTTGGCACCCTCATCCAGCACTTCAGGGCTGAACGCTGCAGTGACCACGGCACGGTTGGCCGCAACACCTTCGCCACCTTCACGGCCGAACGGCTTGGACGTATGAACAGTGAGCTTCAGGTCCTGCGCCGGCTGAGCCAGATCGGAGGATTCGAACGACGAATCTTCCAGTTGCTTGGTCGCCTCGACGAAACGCTGCTCGACCTGCTGGGTTTTCAGCTCACGGGTCAGCTTGTCTTTCAGGCTCGCGAGCGTCGGCACCTCAGGTGCTTCCACGCCCAACAGCTTGATCAGATGGAAACCGAAGTCGGTACGAACCGGCGCCGAGACCTGATCCTTGGCCAACGCATACAGCGCTGTTTCGAAGGCTGGATCGTAGACACCAGGACCGGCAAAGCCGAGGTCGCCGCCGTTGTTCGCCGAACCCGGGTCCTGGGAGAATTCCTTGGCCAGAGCCTCGAACTTCTCGCCTTTTGCCAGACGTGCCTGGATCTCTTCGATCTTGGCCTTGGCTTGCGCTTCGGTCACCTTGTCGTTCACTTCGATCAGAATGTGCGCGGCCCGGCGTTGTTCCGACAGGTTCGCGGTTTCTTTCTGATACGCCGCTTGCAGGTCTTCGTCCTTGACGCTGACCTGATCAAAGAAGGAAGCCTTCTTCAACTCGAGGTAATCGATGACCACCTGATCCGGCGTCATGAATTCCTTGGCGTGTTCGTCGTAGTAGGCTTTGACTTCATCGTCGGTCAGCTTCACAGCCGCCGGGTCAACCTTGACGTTCAGAGAAGCGAAATCGCGGGTCTGTTTTTCCAGACGGGCGAATGCCAGAACCTGTGCGTCGGTGACGAAACCGCTACCTGCCAGACCAGCGCGCATCTGACCGATCAGCATTTCCTGAGCCAGCATCTGGCGGAATTGCATGCGGCTGTAGCCGAGTTGGCGAACAACCTGGTCGAAACGCTCAGGGCTGAACTTGCCATCAACCTGGAATTCAGGCGTTTGCAGGATCACCTGGTCCAAAGCAGCTTCGGAAAAAGCGAACTTCGAGTTTTCTGCGCCTTGCAGCAGCAGCTTGCGATCGATCAGGCCTTTGAGGGCCGATTCGCGCAGCATTTTTTCGTCGAGCAACGAAGCATCGAAATCCTTGCCCAGCTGTTGCATGAGCTGACGGCGTTGCATATCGACCGCTTGGCTCAGCTCGTTCTGGCTGATTTCTTCGCCATTGACCTTGGCCGCATCATTGCTGTGCGTCGTGGCCTTGAAGATGGCGTCGAAACCGGTCAAAGCCATAAGTGCAACGATGACCCCGATAATGGTCTTGGCAATCCAGCCTTGTGAATTGTCCCTGATATTCTGCAGCATGCGTCCCCCAGAAACGGTTGAACTTCAAAATTAGGCAACCGTGGAGCGTGGGTAGAATCCGGATAGAAGAAAGGCGCATCCGAGGATGCGCCTTCTCGTAACTGGCGGAGCGGACCGATGACTCGAACTTGCGAGCCTCGGCGTCTCGGGTCGGCGCCTCGCCGACTGGACTACCGCTCCGCTGCCAGGTCAGGCATGACCCCGACCCGGATAGGCAAAAACCTGAATCGAACTTAGTTGACAGCTTCTTTCAGTGCTTTACCGGCTTTGAAACCTGGTTTTTTAGCAGCTGCGATTTCCAGCGTCTTACCGGTCTGTGGGTTACGACCAATGCGAGCTGGACGATCAGTTACGGAGAAGGTACCGAAACCAACCAGAACAACAGAGTCGCCAGCCTTGAGAGCGCCAGTGACGGATTCGATTACAGCGTCCAGCGCACGGCCAGCAGCAGCTTTCGGGATATCAGCGGATGCAGCGATAGCATCAATCAGTTCCGACTTGTTCACTCTAAGTCCCCTTATATCTATTTGAGTATGATTCTAAGTTTTTTGGTGAAAGCAAAAACGAGTGCTGAATGGCCTACAGACACTTAAGAGCCGCTTTATAACAAGGGCTCTAAAAAGCTGTCAACAAGCCACCCAGGCAAATGCGTACTAATGCGTGCTAATTCTTTCCTTAGAGTCAGACTCGCGTTTTTCATCCTTTGCAACTATCTCTGGAGCTACATCTGGCAAGGGCTCCGGCGCGTATTGCAGCGCAATTTGCAGGACCTCGTCAATCCATTTAACCGGTTTAATCTGCAGATCTTGCTTGATATTGTCAGGAATTTCCTTCAGATCGCGTACGTTCTCTTCAGGAATGATAACGGTCTTGATTCCGCCACGGTGAGCAGCGAGCAGTTTTTCTTTCAAACCGCCAATCGCCAGCACCTGACCACGCAGCGTAATTTCGCCAGTCATGGCGACGTCCGCGCGCACAGGAATCCCGGTCAATGCCGACACCAGAGCCGTGCACATGCCCACACCGGCGCTAGGGCCGTCCTTCGGGGTCGCCCCTTCCGGCATATGGATATGCGTGTCGCGCTTCTCGTGGAAGTCCAGGGGAATCCCCAGGCTCTTCGCGCGACTGCGAACAACGGTCAGGGCCGCGGTGATCGATTCGACCATCACATCCCCCAGGGAACCGGTCTTGATCAACTGGCCTTTACCCGGCACGACGGCGGCTTCGATGGTTAGCAATTCGCCACCCACCTGAGTCCACGCCAGCCCGGTGACCTGACCGATCTGATCCTGAGATTCGGCCAGACCGTAGCGGAATTTGCGCACGCCCAGGAAGTGTTCCAGCATCTCGGCAGTGACCTTCACCGAGAAGCGTTTTTCCATTGCATGCTCTTTGACCGCCTTGCGGCAAACCTTGGCAATCTGGCGCTCCAGCCCACGTACACCGGCTTCGCGGGTGTAGTAGCGGATAATGTCGCGGATCGCTTCGGCGTCGAATTCCAGCTCACCTTTTTTCAAACCGTTGGCAGTAATCTGCTTTGGCGAAAGGTATTTGACGGCGATGTTGATCTTCTCGTCTTCGGTGTAACCCGGCAGACGAATCACTTCCATCCGGTCCAGCAAGGCTGGTGGAATGTTCATGGAGTTCGAGGTGCAAAGGAACATCACATCGGACAGGTCGTAGTCGACTTCCAGATAGTGATCGTTGAAGTTATGGTTCTGCTCAGGGTCGAGCACTTCCAGCAACGCCGACGCCGGATCGCCACGCATGTCGCTGCCCATTTTGTCGATTTCATCGAGCAGGAACAGCGGGTTGCGGACGCCCACCTTTGTCATCTTTTGAATCAATCTACCTGGCATCGAACCGATATAAGTACGGCGATGACCACGAATTTCCGCTTCATCACGCACACCGCCGAGGGCCATGCGCACGAATTTGCGGTTGGTAGCGTGAGCAATCGACTCCGCCAGAGAGGTTTTACCCACCCCTGGAGGACCGACCAGGCACAACACCGGACCACGAATTTTCTTCACGCGCTTTTGCACGGCGAGGTATTCGAGGATCCGCTCTTTGACTTCTTCCAGACCATAGTGGTCTGCATCGAGAATGTCTTCAGCGCGCGCCAGATCCAGTCGCACTTTGCTCTGCGCCTTCCACGGCACCTGAACCAGCCAGTCAATATACGAGCGCACCACGGTCGCTTCCGCAGACATTGGCGACATTTGTTTTAACTTGTTCAGTTCGCCCTGGGCTTTGGCCAAGGCATCTTTCGGCAGACCGGCGGCATCGATGCGCT from Pseudomonas sp. ACM7 includes:
- a CDS encoding HU family DNA-binding protein; translated protein: MNKSELIDAIAASADIPKAAAGRALDAVIESVTGALKAGDSVVLVGFGTFSVTDRPARIGRNPQTGKTLEIAAAKKPGFKAGKALKEAVN
- a CDS encoding FAD-dependent oxidoreductase, with the protein product MAAAHYPHLLAPLDLGFTTLRNRTLMGSMHTGLEEKPGGFERMAAYFAERARGGVGLMVTGGIGPNDEGGVYSGAAKLTTEEEALKHRIVTRAVHEAGGKICMQILHAGRYAYSPKQVAPSAIQAPINPFKPKELDEAGIEKQISDFVTCSTLAQQAEYDGVEIMGSEGYFINQFLAAHTNHRTDRWGGSYENRMRLPVEIVRRVREAVGPNFIIIFRLSMLDLVEGGSSWEEIVQLAKAIEQAGATIINTGIGWHEARIPTIATKVPRGAFSKVTAKLRGSVSIPLITTNRINTPEVAEQILAEGDADMVSMARPFLADADFVNKAAAGRGDEINTCIGCNQACLDHTFGGKLTSCLVNPRACHETELNYLPVQQIKKIAVVGAGPAGLSAATVAAERGHSVTLFDSASEIGGQFNIAKRVPGKEEFFETLRYFNRKLQTTNVEVCLNTRVDVAQLVEGGYDEIILATGIAPRTPAIPGVENAKVLSYLDVILERKPVGKRVAVIGAGGIGFDVSEFLVHQGVATSQNRDAFWKEWGIDTHLQARGGVAGIKAEPHAPAREVFLLQRKKSKVGDGLGKTTGWIHRTGLKNKQVQMLNSVEYLKIDDEGLHIRIGETGEPQVLPVDNIVICAGQDPLRELQDGLVAAGQNVHLIGGADVAAELDAKRAINQGSRLAAEL
- a CDS encoding DUF2242 domain-containing protein, with protein sequence MFKSFPMRVAGLALVLAAAAGCSSKKAPIYEHENFDDSGTFSRSYPVTDAQTCEAARRALLSQGYIITSSDPKLVSGHKSFQQTGESHLEISFSVVCADDGSEGHHATMFANALQDRYALKKTNNSASVGVGVLGSVSMPIGSSDDSMVKVASETVSAPKFYERFFTLVELFLPPEAKKAAHIKDKPKPDLGVPEAKVAPAPLAPSAAEPAPAPAEAAPAASEPVAPPPEAAPIAPAENSEPASTTETVTPPPQSSLPPPTEPISAIPVSGQ
- a CDS encoding SurA N-terminal domain-containing protein, whose translation is MLQNIRDNSQGWIAKTIIGVIVALMALTGFDAIFKATTHSNDAAKVNGEEISQNELSQAVDMQRRQLMQQLGKDFDASLLDEKMLRESALKGLIDRKLLLQGAENSKFAFSEAALDQVILQTPEFQVDGKFSPERFDQVVRQLGYSRMQFRQMLAQEMLIGQMRAGLAGSGFVTDAQVLAFARLEKQTRDFASLNVKVDPAAVKLTDDEVKAYYDEHAKEFMTPDQVVIDYLELKKASFFDQVSVKDEDLQAAYQKETANLSEQRRAAHILIEVNDKVTEAQAKAKIEEIQARLAKGEKFEALAKEFSQDPGSANNGGDLGFAGPGVYDPAFETALYALAKDQVSAPVRTDFGFHLIKLLGVEAPEVPTLASLKDKLTRELKTQQVEQRFVEATKQLEDSSFESSDLAQPAQDLKLTVHTSKPFGREGGEGVAANRAVVTAAFSPEVLDEGANSTAIELDPETVIVLRAKEHLKPAQLPLESVAASIRVQLAKEHASAAAKTKAEELIVSLRDGKAALDKAIDGQSWKVTQAATRGQEGVDPTVLQALFRMPKPAAKDKPTFSSVTLADGSLVIVRLNGVNEAAAPTDEEKAQYRRFLASRIGQQDFAAYRKLLESQAEIKRY
- a CDS encoding carbon-nitrogen hydrolase family protein; the encoded protein is MRKLLYLTFSMALIAALTTYAMWAADRPVGHYLSDLRINLAVDQGIPADRGNLLGIQPELFPTDYQSSERLHRKLAAYLQKAQDQGLLNAKTIVVLPEHVGTWLMVSGEKDELYQATTLKEAMNWLAVSNPLKFVRALISAKGDKRLDDAHLRMKAKGMAKDYQALFGGLAKEFHVTLVAGSIVLPEPSVIDGTLKIGRGALYNSSVVFGRDGLPIGQPQRQMHPIFDEHEVIAANGEHTLNVVDTPAGRLGVLIGSDSWYPDNYRKLDDQGAQFVAVPAFVLGRGTWDKPWRGYKGLSTPGSVSLKAGELSEGQAWHRLTLTAQPPSSQAIAGMSVFLRGQFWDQGSAGQSFLSSNGQQFADGNARGARLLNLWL
- a CDS encoding AraC family transcriptional regulator, encoding MKPLPMRLGDLSVGFVHSLADAVRSHGADPQPLLEQYGLDAARLSEAGARLSIPRYMRLGHSAIQLTDNPALGLRMGQLSRLSQVGLAGVTAAQAPTVREAARCLIRFEALYGSNYRGQSSFHEDAQGAWLRFYSISPYNAYNRFVVDSIIAGWLQQLSSISPARLRAERIEIEFDEPDYRAAYEVLGDCPIQFGCEHNQLRLSLASLAQRNPEHCPSTWRHLLQLCERELEQLTRTRSLRERITQLLGPLLNGGREPDLEEVAARLKLPTWTLRRKLAEEGTQFRAILNDTRRDLAMTYIRDTELAFGEIAYLLGFASAEAFQRAFKRWSGQTPGEFRRSHRQSA
- the lon gene encoding endopeptidase La, translated to MKTTIELPLLPLRDVVVYPHMVIPLFVGREKSIEALEAAMTGDKQILLLAQRNPADDDPGEDALYRVGTIATVLQLLKLPDGTVKVLVEGEQRGAVERFSEVDGHCRAEVSLIDEVDAPERESEVFVRSLLAQFEQYVQLGKKVPAEVLSSLNSIDEPGRLVDTMAAHMALKIEQKQEILEIIDLSARVEHVLALLDAEIDLLQVEKRIRGRVKKQMERSQREYYLNEQMKAIQKELGDSDEGHNEIEELKKRIDAAGLPKDALAKAQGELNKLKQMSPMSAEATVVRSYIDWLVQVPWKAQSKVRLDLARAEDILDADHYGLEEVKERILEYLAVQKRVKKIRGPVLCLVGPPGVGKTSLAESIAHATNRKFVRMALGGVRDEAEIRGHRRTYIGSMPGRLIQKMTKVGVRNPLFLLDEIDKMGSDMRGDPASALLEVLDPEQNHNFNDHYLEVDYDLSDVMFLCTSNSMNIPPALLDRMEVIRLPGYTEDEKINIAVKYLSPKQITANGLKKGELEFDAEAIRDIIRYYTREAGVRGLERQIAKVCRKAVKEHAMEKRFSVKVTAEMLEHFLGVRKFRYGLAESQDQIGQVTGLAWTQVGGELLTIEAAVVPGKGQLIKTGSLGDVMVESITAALTVVRSRAKSLGIPLDFHEKRDTHIHMPEGATPKDGPSAGVGMCTALVSALTGIPVRADVAMTGEITLRGQVLAIGGLKEKLLAAHRGGIKTVIIPEENVRDLKEIPDNIKQDLQIKPVKWIDEVLQIALQYAPEPLPDVAPEIVAKDEKRESDSKERISTH